Proteins encoded in a region of the Planococcus citri chromosome 1, ihPlaCitr1.1, whole genome shotgun sequence genome:
- the didum gene encoding unconventional myosin-Va isoform X2 → MDKQSLLVLYSKGSRVWIQHPVEIWESAEIIESYDGKKLSVLTESGDKREIKTEKSDELPPLRNPDILIGENDLTSLSYLHEPAVLYNLLVRFCHKNSIYTYCGIVLVAINPYQELPIYGNDTIWAYRGRAMGDLDPHIFAIAEEAYNRMESEKKDQSIIVSGESGAGKTVSAKYVMRYFATVSGSSKETQIEKKVLASSPIMEAIGNAKTTRNDNSSRFGKFIELQFNKYYQIVGASMRTYLLEKSRVVFQAPEERNYHIFYQLCAARNQYPDLKLDDAKEYEFLCSEHIIAGVNDEKCFQETKHALDTLGFDESDQLDIFYILSSILFLGNINISENPRGAHGDSEASFIKDDDVHLVKMAELLKLNSRDLRKWLCHRRIVSMKETFDKPMNANEARGARDALAKYMYAELFCWIVKMINRALETTNEKHRFIGVLDIYGFETFEINSFEQFCINYANEKLQQQFNLHVFKLDQEEYLKEDIEWKFIDFYDNQPCIDLIETRLGILDLLDEECRMPKGTDDSWADKLYGKCTKWNHFAKPRFGTSSFIIKHFADSVEYQTFGFLDKNKDTVIEEQVVVLKDSGNKLLRKLFETGNNNKLNVASHAATIGHSNKMRVSIASHKQMSATSPANKQHKKTVGSQFRDSLNALMATLNATTPHYIRCIKPNDSKEAFVYTPQRAVQQLRACGVLETIRISAAGFPSRILYTDFHSRYKVLSKSSQRKKDIRESCEFLMNTFIKDEDKYKYGKTKIFFRAGQVAFLERLRSDKMKACLVILQKTVRGYLARKRYLKSLNAAKLLQRVTRGFLARRRVHHIRRNRASITIQKNVRRWIQYRKYQQIRRSVLKIQCYGRGLLARQKYQNMRENKAASKIQATVRGWLQRKKYLHSLESIVKCQCTIRRFLARKQLKELKREARSVEHVKKLNKGLENKIISMQQKIGEMQKEINSLRNVSAELNETKQKLEALKTVEAELKTARVQLAERDVELNNVVNLLQQERYSSEELKNLKQKEIEEYEKRCERLEHERESLMKDIESVKESATENKVNIEEMIRSKIEQEKLILLREQDQDRDAYQKLLTERNILEARVEAMEKELMNQGHGHYRSLSDASTISIQDNSRGSPDGTASVVAEKEDVSLLLKLHQKLKSLEFERDKLTKKIDNTERIISGSPYNDRARDSFKIQELEMENEKLRSSLEKLRKAVAESHTEAASNELIDQFREMETELIRRREECSQLRNVLVNNTEGLKSLAKSNYSPEADLESINEDGELVLAFEAQKKINRQLEEELQREKTLWTKEKEDFKEEIARLKEDNERQQQLLAVNLSKSPQSQAEAYLASEVNRVVAENLEFRDKYDLLQKECRKIKKQLQRYLEECNEKNANSTIIENNNSVNTSVIANIVNSELPSVRKKEKNYLGMFEFSKDDIQTILKALINDLKPSIAINLLPGLPAYILFMCVRHTDFVNDEDKVRLLLCGFINNAKKTVKRKTHDLETSILWLSNTVRLLHTLKQYSGEQAFQEENTPTQNAQCLQNFDLYEYRQVLSDQAVYFFQCTIRTMQNKIKDLALVAILEFEAIPGLSSGKHLTRSLSVTTAETPVNQTPDTLQKQLTEYYNILSILGVDYQVIVQVFQQLFYFICATIMNNMLLRKELCHWTKGMQIRYNLSHLEQWARDLNLGTSETANILEMLQPIIQAAQLLQARKTDNDVNSICDMCNKMTTNQIIKILNLYTPGDDYEEKVSMSFIKKVQETLLKRKDTEQPTLLMDTKFQFSVRFPFNPSNIRLEDIEIPDTINLPMLRKI, encoded by the exons ATGGATAAGCAATCATTGCTCGTGTTGTATTCAAAG GGCTCTCGAGTATGGATACAACATCCCGTGGAAATTTGGGAGAGCGCTGAAATTATCGAATCATACGATGGTAAAAAACTCAGCGTATTGACCGAAAGTGGCGAT AAACGTGaaataaaaaccgaaaaatcaGATGAACTGCCTCCTCTAAGGAATCCGGATATTCTAATTGGCGAAAATGATCTCACTTCTTTATCCTATTTACACGAGCCTGCTGTCCTGTATAACCTTCTAGTCAGATTTTGccacaaaaattccatttacaCTTATTGCG GAATAGTTTTAGTAGCTATTAATCCTTATCAAGAACTGCCTATTTACGGTAACGATACAATATGGGCGTATCGCGGAAGAGCGATGGGAGATTTAGATCCTCATATATTTGCTATAGCCGAAGAAGCTTACAATCGAATGGAAAG CGAGAAAAAAGATCAAAGTATTATCGTATCCGGAGAGTCCGGCGCCGGAAAAACCGTATCCGCTAAATACGTTATGAGGTACTTCGCTACGGTTAGCGGGTCTTCGAaagaaactcaaattgaaaaaaaagttctagcTTCTAGTCCTATAATGGAG GCGATTGGTAATGCGAAGACGACTCGAAATGATAATTCCTCCAGATTCGGAAAGTTCATCGAATTACAGTTCAACAAATATTATCAAATCGTCGGAGCTAGCATGAGAACGTATTTGCTGGAAAAATCTCGAGTCGTGTTTCAAGCTCCCGAAGAGAgaaattatcatattttttatcaGCTTTGCGCTGCTCGAAATCAGTATCCGGATTTAAAACTGG ACGATGCCAAAGAGTACGAATTTTTATGTTCGGAACACATTATCGCTGGAGTAAACGACGAGAAATGTTTCCAAGAAACCAAACATGCTTTGGATACGTTAGGATTCGACGAATCCGATCAACTAGATATTTTTTATATACTATCTAGTATCCTTTTTCTCGGGAATATCAACATTAGCGAGAATCCTCGCGGTGCTCACGGTGATTCGGAGGCTAGCTTTATTAAA GACGATGACGTTCATTTAGTGAAAATGGCTGAGTTGCTGAAGTTGAACAGCAGAGATTTAAGAAAATGGCTATGTCACAGACGTATCGTCAGCATGAAGGAGACTTTTGATAAACCGATGAACGCCAACGAG GCTAGAGGAGCTCGGGATGCTTTAGCAAAATATATGTACGCCGAATTGTTCTGCTGGATTGTAAAGATGATTAATAGAGCTTTAGAAACGACCAACGAGAAACACAGATTCATCGGAGTACTCGATATTTACGGCTTCGAAACGTTCGAAATCAACAGTTTCGAACAATTCTGTATTAATTACGCAAATGAGAAGCTGCAACAGCAATTTAATCTG CATGTTTTCAAACTGGACCAAGAAGAATATCTGAAGGAGGACATAGAATGGAAGTTTATCGATTTTTACGACAATCAACCGTGTATTGACCTTATCGAAACAAGACTTGGAATATTGGACTTGCTCGACGAAGAGTGCAGA ATGCCCAAAGGCACGGACGATTCGTGGGCGGATAAGTTATATGGCAAATGTACCAAATGGAATCATTTCGCCAAACCTCGTTTCG GTACAAGTTCCTTTATTATAAAACATTTCGCCGACAGCGTCGAATATCAAACGTTCGGATTCCTGGATAAAAATAAAGATACGGTTATAGAAGAACAG gTCGTGGTCCTCAAAGATAGTGGCAATAAGCTCTTGAGGAAGTTGTTCGAGACGGGAAACAATAATAAATTGAACGTAGCGTCTCACGCAGCCACCATAGGCCATTCGAACAAAATGCGAGTGTCGATTGCATCCCATAAACAAATGTCCGCCACTAGTCCGGCTAATAAACAGCATAAGAAGACC gttggaTCTCAGTTTCGCGATTCTTTGAATGCCTTGATGGCTACGTTAAACGCTACCACTCCTCATTATATTAGATGTATTAAGCCGAATGATTCGAAGGAAGCTTTTGTCTATACACCTCAAAGAGCTGTTCAGCAGCTGAGAGCTTGCGGTGTTTTAGAAACTATTCGAATTAGTGCGGCCGGATTCCCGTCCAG GATTTTGTATACGGACTTCCATAGTCGATACAAGGTGCTTTCTAAATCAAGCCAAAGAAAAAAAGACATTCGAGAAAGctgcgaatttttgatgaataccTTCATAAAG gatgaaGATAAATATAAATATGGAAAAACGAAGATATTTTTCAGAGCTGGACAAGTAGCCTTCTTAGAACGTTTGCGATCGGATAAAATGAAAGCTTGTTTagtcattttacaaaaaaccgTTCGAGGATATTTAGCCCGAAAGCGCTACTTGAAATCTTTGAACGCAGCCAAGCTGCTGCAACGCGTCACTCGCGGATTTTTAGCTCGAAG acgaGTTCATCATATAAGACGTAATCGTGCGTCGATCACTATTCAGAAAAATGTACGAAGATGGATTCAGTATCGAAAGTATCAGCAAATCAGACGATCTGTATTGAAAATCCAATGTTACGGTAGAGGATTGCTGGCTCGccagaaatatcaaaacatGAGAGAAAATAAAGCg GCTTCTAAAATCCAAGCAACTGTTCGCGGTTGGTTACAACGTAAGAAGTATCTTCATTCGCTGGAATCGATCGTGAAATGCCAGTGCACCATTCGTCGTTTCCTGGCGAGGAAACAATTAAAGGAATTGAAACGCGAGGCTCGTTCTGTAGAgcacgtgaaaaaattgaacaaaggattggaaaacaaaattatttcgatGCAACAGAAAATAGGCGAAATG caaaaAGAGATCAACTCACTGAGAAACGTCTCCGCCGAACTGAACGAAACCAAGCAAAAATTAGAAGCTTTGAAGACCGTCGAAGCCGAACTGAAGACAGCTCGTGTTCAGCTGGCAGAAAGAGATGTTGAATTGAACAACGTAGTCAACCTGTTGCAGCAAGAAAGATATTCCAGCGAAGAactgaaaaatctcaaacaaaAAGAAATCGAAGAGTACGAAAAACGCTGCGAACGATTGGAGCACGAAAGAGAATCTCTCATGAAAGATATCGAATCGGTGAAAGAGTCCGCTACCGAGAACAAAGTCAATATCGAAg AAATGATACGATCCAAAATCGAACAAGAGAAATTAATTCTATTACGAGAACAAGATCAAGATAGAGATGCCTACCAAAAGCTATTGACCGAACGAAATATCCTGGAGGCTAGAGTAGAAGCCATGGAAAAGGAGCTGATGAACCAAGGCCATGGCCATTACAGATCTCTTTCCGATGCTAGTACTATTTCCATTCAGGATAATTCCAGAGGATCACCCGATGGTACTGCTAGTGTAGTTGCTGAG AAAGAAGACGTCTCGCTTCTATTaaaattacatcagaaattAAAATCTTTGGAATTCGAAAGGGATAAGCTgacgaaaaaaatcgacaacACTGAACGAATTATCTCCGGTAGTCCTTACAACGATCGAGCTCGCGATTCATTCAAa atacAAGAATTGGAAatggaaaacgaaaaattacgcagcagtttagaaaaattgagaaaagctGTAGCAGAATCTCATACAGAAGCTGCGTCCAACGAATTAATCG ATCAATTCCGCGAAATGGAGACTGAACTGATTCGCAGACGAGAAGAATGCAGTCAGCTGAGAAACGTCTTAGTCAACAACACCGAAGGTCTGAAAAGCCTAGCGAAAAGTAATTACTCCCCCGAAGCCGATCTAGAAAGTATTAACGAAGATGGCGAACTCGTCTTAGCTTTTGAAgcgcagaaaaaaataaacag ACAACTCGAGGAAGAGCTGCAACGAGAAAAAACGTTGTGGACGAAAGAAAAAGAAGATTTTAAAGAAGAAATTGCTCGTTTGAAGGAAGACAACGAACGACAACAACAATTATTGGCTGTGAATTTATCGAAATCTCCCCAGTCTCAGGCTGAAGCTTATTTGGCATCTGAAGTGAATCGAGTTGTGGCTGAaaacttg GAATTCCGCGACAAATACGATCTCTTACAGAAAGaatgcagaaaaattaaaaaacagttACAGAGATATTTAGAAGAATgcaatgaaaaaa ATGCTAATAGTACTATAATTGAGAATAATAACTCAGTGAATACTTCTGTTATCGCCAACATAGTGAATAGCGAATTACCCTCGGTGAGGAAGAAAGAAAAGAATTATTTaggaatgtttgaattttccaaagacgatattcaaaccattttgaaagCGCTAATAAACG ATCTAAAGCCGAGCATCGCTATTAATTTACTTCCTGGATTACCAGCTTATATATTATTCATGTGTGTCAGACATACTGATTTTGTCAACGATGAAGATAAA GTTAGACTGTTGCTTTGCGGGTTTATAAATAACGCCAAGAAAACGGTGAAGCGAAAAACGCACGACTTGGAAACCTCGATACTATGGCTTTCAAATACCGTACGATTGCTGCATACGTTAAAGCAGTACAGCGGAGAACAAGCCTTCCAAGAGGAGAATACTCCGACGCAAAATGCCCAGTGTTTGCAGAATTTCGACTTGTACGAGTATCGTCAAGTGCTCAGCGATCAAGCGGTGTATTTTTTCCAATGCACGATACGCACGATGCAGAATAAAATCAAAGATTTAGCTTTAGTCGCGATACTAGAATTCGAAGCCATTCCCGGCTTGTCCAGCGGTAAACATCTGACTAGGTCTTTATCGGTGACAACCGCAGAAACGCCTGTCAACCAAACACCCGATACACTGCAGAAACAGCTCACCGAGTATTATAATATATTAAGTATATTAGGAGTTGATTATCAAGTCATCGTACAAGTTTTTCAACAg ttATTCTATTTCATTTGTGCCACCATTATGAACAATATGTTACTTCGTAAAGAATTGTGCCATTGGACAAAAGGTATGCAAATTAGGTATAATTTGTCGCATCTGGAACAATGGGCTAGAGATTTGAATTTAGGAACTAGCGAA ACGGccaatattttggaaatgttgCAACCTATAATTCAAGCAGCTCAACTTCTACAAGCTCGTAAAACCGATAATGACGTAAACAGTATTTGTGATATGTGTAACAAAATGACAACTAATCAG ataatcaaaatattaaatttgtaCACTCCTGGTGATGATTATGAAGAAAAGGTTTCCATGtctttcattaaaaaagttCAAGAAACGTTACTAAAGCGGAAAGATACTGAACAg cccACTCTACTTATGGATACAAAGTTCCAGTTCTCGGTTAGATTTCCATTCAATCCATCAAACATTAGATTGGAAGACATCGAGATACCAGATACAATAAATCTACCCATGCTTCGAAAGATTTAA
- the didum gene encoding unconventional myosin-Va isoform X1 → MIRTIVQDLIIHKRKSKVVTKDDYYRRFQTWTTASDFLYLYTKGSRVWIQHPVEIWESAEIIESYDGKKLSVLTESGDKREIKTEKSDELPPLRNPDILIGENDLTSLSYLHEPAVLYNLLVRFCHKNSIYTYCGIVLVAINPYQELPIYGNDTIWAYRGRAMGDLDPHIFAIAEEAYNRMESEKKDQSIIVSGESGAGKTVSAKYVMRYFATVSGSSKETQIEKKVLASSPIMEAIGNAKTTRNDNSSRFGKFIELQFNKYYQIVGASMRTYLLEKSRVVFQAPEERNYHIFYQLCAARNQYPDLKLDDAKEYEFLCSEHIIAGVNDEKCFQETKHALDTLGFDESDQLDIFYILSSILFLGNINISENPRGAHGDSEASFIKDDDVHLVKMAELLKLNSRDLRKWLCHRRIVSMKETFDKPMNANEARGARDALAKYMYAELFCWIVKMINRALETTNEKHRFIGVLDIYGFETFEINSFEQFCINYANEKLQQQFNLHVFKLDQEEYLKEDIEWKFIDFYDNQPCIDLIETRLGILDLLDEECRMPKGTDDSWADKLYGKCTKWNHFAKPRFGTSSFIIKHFADSVEYQTFGFLDKNKDTVIEEQVVVLKDSGNKLLRKLFETGNNNKLNVASHAATIGHSNKMRVSIASHKQMSATSPANKQHKKTVGSQFRDSLNALMATLNATTPHYIRCIKPNDSKEAFVYTPQRAVQQLRACGVLETIRISAAGFPSRILYTDFHSRYKVLSKSSQRKKDIRESCEFLMNTFIKDEDKYKYGKTKIFFRAGQVAFLERLRSDKMKACLVILQKTVRGYLARKRYLKSLNAAKLLQRVTRGFLARRRVHHIRRNRASITIQKNVRRWIQYRKYQQIRRSVLKIQCYGRGLLARQKYQNMRENKAASKIQATVRGWLQRKKYLHSLESIVKCQCTIRRFLARKQLKELKREARSVEHVKKLNKGLENKIISMQQKIGEMQKEINSLRNVSAELNETKQKLEALKTVEAELKTARVQLAERDVELNNVVNLLQQERYSSEELKNLKQKEIEEYEKRCERLEHERESLMKDIESVKESATENKVNIEEMIRSKIEQEKLILLREQDQDRDAYQKLLTERNILEARVEAMEKELMNQGHGHYRSLSDASTISIQDNSRGSPDGTASVVAEKEDVSLLLKLHQKLKSLEFERDKLTKKIDNTERIISGSPYNDRARDSFKIQELEMENEKLRSSLEKLRKAVAESHTEAASNELIDQFREMETELIRRREECSQLRNVLVNNTEGLKSLAKSNYSPEADLESINEDGELVLAFEAQKKINRQLEEELQREKTLWTKEKEDFKEEIARLKEDNERQQQLLAVNLSKSPQSQAEAYLASEVNRVVAENLEFRDKYDLLQKECRKIKKQLQRYLEECNEKNANSTIIENNNSVNTSVIANIVNSELPSVRKKEKNYLGMFEFSKDDIQTILKALINDLKPSIAINLLPGLPAYILFMCVRHTDFVNDEDKVRLLLCGFINNAKKTVKRKTHDLETSILWLSNTVRLLHTLKQYSGEQAFQEENTPTQNAQCLQNFDLYEYRQVLSDQAVYFFQCTIRTMQNKIKDLALVAILEFEAIPGLSSGKHLTRSLSVTTAETPVNQTPDTLQKQLTEYYNILSILGVDYQVIVQVFQQLFYFICATIMNNMLLRKELCHWTKGMQIRYNLSHLEQWARDLNLGTSETANILEMLQPIIQAAQLLQARKTDNDVNSICDMCNKMTTNQIIKILNLYTPGDDYEEKVSMSFIKKVQETLLKRKDTEQPTLLMDTKFQFSVRFPFNPSNIRLEDIEIPDTINLPMLRKI, encoded by the exons ATGATACGTACGATTGTTCAAGATTTAATTATTCATAAACGAAAATCCAAAGTGGTGACGAAAGATGATTACTATAGGAGATTTCAAACGTGGACAACTGCCTCtgattttttatatttgtaCACCAAA GGCTCTCGAGTATGGATACAACATCCCGTGGAAATTTGGGAGAGCGCTGAAATTATCGAATCATACGATGGTAAAAAACTCAGCGTATTGACCGAAAGTGGCGAT AAACGTGaaataaaaaccgaaaaatcaGATGAACTGCCTCCTCTAAGGAATCCGGATATTCTAATTGGCGAAAATGATCTCACTTCTTTATCCTATTTACACGAGCCTGCTGTCCTGTATAACCTTCTAGTCAGATTTTGccacaaaaattccatttacaCTTATTGCG GAATAGTTTTAGTAGCTATTAATCCTTATCAAGAACTGCCTATTTACGGTAACGATACAATATGGGCGTATCGCGGAAGAGCGATGGGAGATTTAGATCCTCATATATTTGCTATAGCCGAAGAAGCTTACAATCGAATGGAAAG CGAGAAAAAAGATCAAAGTATTATCGTATCCGGAGAGTCCGGCGCCGGAAAAACCGTATCCGCTAAATACGTTATGAGGTACTTCGCTACGGTTAGCGGGTCTTCGAaagaaactcaaattgaaaaaaaagttctagcTTCTAGTCCTATAATGGAG GCGATTGGTAATGCGAAGACGACTCGAAATGATAATTCCTCCAGATTCGGAAAGTTCATCGAATTACAGTTCAACAAATATTATCAAATCGTCGGAGCTAGCATGAGAACGTATTTGCTGGAAAAATCTCGAGTCGTGTTTCAAGCTCCCGAAGAGAgaaattatcatattttttatcaGCTTTGCGCTGCTCGAAATCAGTATCCGGATTTAAAACTGG ACGATGCCAAAGAGTACGAATTTTTATGTTCGGAACACATTATCGCTGGAGTAAACGACGAGAAATGTTTCCAAGAAACCAAACATGCTTTGGATACGTTAGGATTCGACGAATCCGATCAACTAGATATTTTTTATATACTATCTAGTATCCTTTTTCTCGGGAATATCAACATTAGCGAGAATCCTCGCGGTGCTCACGGTGATTCGGAGGCTAGCTTTATTAAA GACGATGACGTTCATTTAGTGAAAATGGCTGAGTTGCTGAAGTTGAACAGCAGAGATTTAAGAAAATGGCTATGTCACAGACGTATCGTCAGCATGAAGGAGACTTTTGATAAACCGATGAACGCCAACGAG GCTAGAGGAGCTCGGGATGCTTTAGCAAAATATATGTACGCCGAATTGTTCTGCTGGATTGTAAAGATGATTAATAGAGCTTTAGAAACGACCAACGAGAAACACAGATTCATCGGAGTACTCGATATTTACGGCTTCGAAACGTTCGAAATCAACAGTTTCGAACAATTCTGTATTAATTACGCAAATGAGAAGCTGCAACAGCAATTTAATCTG CATGTTTTCAAACTGGACCAAGAAGAATATCTGAAGGAGGACATAGAATGGAAGTTTATCGATTTTTACGACAATCAACCGTGTATTGACCTTATCGAAACAAGACTTGGAATATTGGACTTGCTCGACGAAGAGTGCAGA ATGCCCAAAGGCACGGACGATTCGTGGGCGGATAAGTTATATGGCAAATGTACCAAATGGAATCATTTCGCCAAACCTCGTTTCG GTACAAGTTCCTTTATTATAAAACATTTCGCCGACAGCGTCGAATATCAAACGTTCGGATTCCTGGATAAAAATAAAGATACGGTTATAGAAGAACAG gTCGTGGTCCTCAAAGATAGTGGCAATAAGCTCTTGAGGAAGTTGTTCGAGACGGGAAACAATAATAAATTGAACGTAGCGTCTCACGCAGCCACCATAGGCCATTCGAACAAAATGCGAGTGTCGATTGCATCCCATAAACAAATGTCCGCCACTAGTCCGGCTAATAAACAGCATAAGAAGACC gttggaTCTCAGTTTCGCGATTCTTTGAATGCCTTGATGGCTACGTTAAACGCTACCACTCCTCATTATATTAGATGTATTAAGCCGAATGATTCGAAGGAAGCTTTTGTCTATACACCTCAAAGAGCTGTTCAGCAGCTGAGAGCTTGCGGTGTTTTAGAAACTATTCGAATTAGTGCGGCCGGATTCCCGTCCAG GATTTTGTATACGGACTTCCATAGTCGATACAAGGTGCTTTCTAAATCAAGCCAAAGAAAAAAAGACATTCGAGAAAGctgcgaatttttgatgaataccTTCATAAAG gatgaaGATAAATATAAATATGGAAAAACGAAGATATTTTTCAGAGCTGGACAAGTAGCCTTCTTAGAACGTTTGCGATCGGATAAAATGAAAGCTTGTTTagtcattttacaaaaaaccgTTCGAGGATATTTAGCCCGAAAGCGCTACTTGAAATCTTTGAACGCAGCCAAGCTGCTGCAACGCGTCACTCGCGGATTTTTAGCTCGAAG acgaGTTCATCATATAAGACGTAATCGTGCGTCGATCACTATTCAGAAAAATGTACGAAGATGGATTCAGTATCGAAAGTATCAGCAAATCAGACGATCTGTATTGAAAATCCAATGTTACGGTAGAGGATTGCTGGCTCGccagaaatatcaaaacatGAGAGAAAATAAAGCg GCTTCTAAAATCCAAGCAACTGTTCGCGGTTGGTTACAACGTAAGAAGTATCTTCATTCGCTGGAATCGATCGTGAAATGCCAGTGCACCATTCGTCGTTTCCTGGCGAGGAAACAATTAAAGGAATTGAAACGCGAGGCTCGTTCTGTAGAgcacgtgaaaaaattgaacaaaggattggaaaacaaaattatttcgatGCAACAGAAAATAGGCGAAATG caaaaAGAGATCAACTCACTGAGAAACGTCTCCGCCGAACTGAACGAAACCAAGCAAAAATTAGAAGCTTTGAAGACCGTCGAAGCCGAACTGAAGACAGCTCGTGTTCAGCTGGCAGAAAGAGATGTTGAATTGAACAACGTAGTCAACCTGTTGCAGCAAGAAAGATATTCCAGCGAAGAactgaaaaatctcaaacaaaAAGAAATCGAAGAGTACGAAAAACGCTGCGAACGATTGGAGCACGAAAGAGAATCTCTCATGAAAGATATCGAATCGGTGAAAGAGTCCGCTACCGAGAACAAAGTCAATATCGAAg AAATGATACGATCCAAAATCGAACAAGAGAAATTAATTCTATTACGAGAACAAGATCAAGATAGAGATGCCTACCAAAAGCTATTGACCGAACGAAATATCCTGGAGGCTAGAGTAGAAGCCATGGAAAAGGAGCTGATGAACCAAGGCCATGGCCATTACAGATCTCTTTCCGATGCTAGTACTATTTCCATTCAGGATAATTCCAGAGGATCACCCGATGGTACTGCTAGTGTAGTTGCTGAG AAAGAAGACGTCTCGCTTCTATTaaaattacatcagaaattAAAATCTTTGGAATTCGAAAGGGATAAGCTgacgaaaaaaatcgacaacACTGAACGAATTATCTCCGGTAGTCCTTACAACGATCGAGCTCGCGATTCATTCAAa atacAAGAATTGGAAatggaaaacgaaaaattacgcagcagtttagaaaaattgagaaaagctGTAGCAGAATCTCATACAGAAGCTGCGTCCAACGAATTAATCG ATCAATTCCGCGAAATGGAGACTGAACTGATTCGCAGACGAGAAGAATGCAGTCAGCTGAGAAACGTCTTAGTCAACAACACCGAAGGTCTGAAAAGCCTAGCGAAAAGTAATTACTCCCCCGAAGCCGATCTAGAAAGTATTAACGAAGATGGCGAACTCGTCTTAGCTTTTGAAgcgcagaaaaaaataaacag ACAACTCGAGGAAGAGCTGCAACGAGAAAAAACGTTGTGGACGAAAGAAAAAGAAGATTTTAAAGAAGAAATTGCTCGTTTGAAGGAAGACAACGAACGACAACAACAATTATTGGCTGTGAATTTATCGAAATCTCCCCAGTCTCAGGCTGAAGCTTATTTGGCATCTGAAGTGAATCGAGTTGTGGCTGAaaacttg GAATTCCGCGACAAATACGATCTCTTACAGAAAGaatgcagaaaaattaaaaaacagttACAGAGATATTTAGAAGAATgcaatgaaaaaa ATGCTAATAGTACTATAATTGAGAATAATAACTCAGTGAATACTTCTGTTATCGCCAACATAGTGAATAGCGAATTACCCTCGGTGAGGAAGAAAGAAAAGAATTATTTaggaatgtttgaattttccaaagacgatattcaaaccattttgaaagCGCTAATAAACG ATCTAAAGCCGAGCATCGCTATTAATTTACTTCCTGGATTACCAGCTTATATATTATTCATGTGTGTCAGACATACTGATTTTGTCAACGATGAAGATAAA GTTAGACTGTTGCTTTGCGGGTTTATAAATAACGCCAAGAAAACGGTGAAGCGAAAAACGCACGACTTGGAAACCTCGATACTATGGCTTTCAAATACCGTACGATTGCTGCATACGTTAAAGCAGTACAGCGGAGAACAAGCCTTCCAAGAGGAGAATACTCCGACGCAAAATGCCCAGTGTTTGCAGAATTTCGACTTGTACGAGTATCGTCAAGTGCTCAGCGATCAAGCGGTGTATTTTTTCCAATGCACGATACGCACGATGCAGAATAAAATCAAAGATTTAGCTTTAGTCGCGATACTAGAATTCGAAGCCATTCCCGGCTTGTCCAGCGGTAAACATCTGACTAGGTCTTTATCGGTGACAACCGCAGAAACGCCTGTCAACCAAACACCCGATACACTGCAGAAACAGCTCACCGAGTATTATAATATATTAAGTATATTAGGAGTTGATTATCAAGTCATCGTACAAGTTTTTCAACAg ttATTCTATTTCATTTGTGCCACCATTATGAACAATATGTTACTTCGTAAAGAATTGTGCCATTGGACAAAAGGTATGCAAATTAGGTATAATTTGTCGCATCTGGAACAATGGGCTAGAGATTTGAATTTAGGAACTAGCGAA ACGGccaatattttggaaatgttgCAACCTATAATTCAAGCAGCTCAACTTCTACAAGCTCGTAAAACCGATAATGACGTAAACAGTATTTGTGATATGTGTAACAAAATGACAACTAATCAG ataatcaaaatattaaatttgtaCACTCCTGGTGATGATTATGAAGAAAAGGTTTCCATGtctttcattaaaaaagttCAAGAAACGTTACTAAAGCGGAAAGATACTGAACAg cccACTCTACTTATGGATACAAAGTTCCAGTTCTCGGTTAGATTTCCATTCAATCCATCAAACATTAGATTGGAAGACATCGAGATACCAGATACAATAAATCTACCCATGCTTCGAAAGATTTAA